TCACCAGCcagttagcttatcttagcataaagactggaaacagtggGAAACAGCTTGTCTGGCTCTGTCCAGAGTTAAGCTCATAACTGGCACCACACGAGGAACATAACTGGGTCAGAGCAGGAAGCTAATAAGAAAATAAGGTGACAGCTACTCACTGGCACTGGAGGCGGGACTTGCACAGTGATGTCATCGGTGTCTACAGGAGAGTCCAACCACGGCCTCTCATCTGATGACTGACTGTCAGGGTAGCCTTTTCTTTTGCCTGGCTGTGATTGCTGACTCTTGGATCTCCTGGGTATACTTTCCAATTCTTGGTTCTCACCATTCTGCAGTAAAAGAACACGCTGTTAGAGTGGGATTGATAACTCTTTGGGGAGAGATGTGTGAATGACTTTTACAGGCACATTTCTCTCTGGTGTGTCGTACTGACATGCGAGAAAGAGAAATTACCTTATCTGAAGAGTACTTCCACAGCTCTACACTGTCCATGCTGTTTCTCTTGGTGAATTTAGGTCTTGCACctatggaaaaaaataagcaaGTCAATAAACATTACTATATGTGTACAATCTCTCAAATCAAGCGTGCAAggtgttcttttcttttccctccagCTGCCTGTCATGTCAGCATTGGTCCCATGATGCCCGTTGTGGATATGTGGTGTAGGCAGACAACCAAGCAAACAATCTGAATAAGAGTCTGTTTACCAACTttgcagcagagagggaaaTGTAGGACATGGGTGTGAGTTTCTGCCCAGAGGAGGGTTCATGAACGCAAACATCACACTAAAGCCAGGCTGACTGTACAGTGCTTCATTTAAAACGTTTCAAATACTCCTAAGCTCTAAAGTAAAAACTGTATCTTATGATTTGAGGATGTTGTCAAggacaaaaggacaaaaatcTTCAACTTTCCCCAAATATGTTCACTCCCTTTGCTTTCTCTCACATTTAGCCTCAGTTtagacacaacacagacagtCGGTCTGTGATGTTTGTCTTACCCGAAGCTACTTTTACATTCAAATAGCTACCTTGTGTACATATGAAGTATTTCAGTTAGCTTACTCAAGCCCACGTGTTATTTATATCAAACACTGAAGTTGAAAGAGTAGAATCTACAAACTATTCAAATACATAAAGTCTGgtagtttttttcatttttctctacACTAATAACTGTAGTTTAAAAGGTGATTGATAAATGATTTGCGATTTACCAAACCCTTCAAACAAGTTTCTACTTTTGAAAACTGCTGATGCAAACAGTTTCACAGAGCTAAAGGCTTTCTGTGAGATGAGAGGGCAAGTACAGTTCCTAGACAGCTGCCCCTAACCGCAGTTTGCAGAGTGcagactgcagacagacaggtctcTGTTTTACATTCACATACAAATacaagcacacgcacacagagtTGGACTTTTTCATCTGCCGCACCCTTTCCCTCGCCAGGACTAAAGGAAACGCAGTAACTTCTTTACACAAGGACAAAGAAACCGGGTTATATGAGTGCATGGTGGAGACGACAACAGTGGCCTCAAGTGAACCGAACTGAAGTCTTCGGTTCACTGAGTTGCTATTTCATTCCACTGTCAGTGAAGGCACCACAacattcttttgtttgtgtgtttgtcaacGCAAACCTACGGTTGTATATCAATTTAGACATTCTTAGATATGTGGAATCTACAGGAGAATAAATCATAAGAGATGCCAACATGAATGCCATTACAGAATGTACAATAGACACCGGATTAAAGTCTAACTTAATTTTTACTTAATAAAAGGACATTGAACTTGTACAATGGTTTAGCAGACTGTATATTTCCCAGCTGAATAGCCAGTAGACCTGACTAATAGATTTAATTAATAGCCACTTTATCAAAGCTCTTCTGTTGAAAGCTCTTCACAATATGCAATAACAGCTCTTCAGCAACACTGAAGGACAGAGAGCAAAACTCTGTTCACACACCTCACATTATCATATTATCTGAACAGCTATAATTGGTGGGCACAGTAGCACTGTAATGTTTTAATGATACAGTAATAGGAGAGGCTTCCAGTGTTATTGCATTACCAACATTCAATAGAGGCTATATGACAAACAGATGAACAGAAATGAATGGCTCTCTTACTTAGACTCTCCCACTCTGTGAATTTGAATGCATACTtttgtttaaaggaatagttcaacattttgggaaatacatttacTTGCTTTTTTGCCAAGAGTCAGATGAGGGGATCAATACCtcctcatgtctgtctgttaaatatgaagccagcagccagctagcttagcttagcataacgactggaaacaaggggaaaccACTTACTTGGCACTTTGGGATGTCTGCCTACCAgactgcattatttttttttccatagaCGGCTTTGCCTAGTTCAGCCTTACTGCACTGTGATTGGCTAGTGCTCGTTATTCTGCCAGTTGGCTTTCAATATATACCAGAATGTGAacgtatgttttttttatagaaaGCTTTCTCGCAGAAAACCTTTAGGGGATCTATTATAAAGGTTGAGGTGGATGACTGGGTGACATAAGTACTCTCACCTGGAAAAACAgagtttgtttcctgtgttattcaaaatgtttacttattatttttagatttactAGTagttgattttcatttttgttgacattagtttcagtttttagtcacagtttggttaagttaagggcaagaaaactacttggctAGGTTTAAGAAAAGATTTGAAAGCTTCATTTAGAGAGAGATACAGAACTGCAGAGTAGATCTCCTGGTCACGCTTGCGTAGAGGTTCAGTTAGGCGGGACTAAGCAAAACTTTCTTTATAGAAAAAACAGAATGACCAGCCCCTATTAGCTCACCAATGAACACATTATATCTCTTATGAAAGCGTAATAAGTTCTTTTTGTGTCACCTTGCATCTCAAACTCTGAACTGGAGGGTGACAGGTCACTCTCATTCACCCCCAGAGCCTCCATCAGCTGCTCCACATTCATTCTGGCCGTCAGTTCCCCATTTCTGTCTCCAATCTGAGGAAGAAATGAAGAGGCAacgacaaagacacaaacaggtGGAGTTGCGTTGCATGCAAGAGACAGTAACTTACCAAAGAAagatttttaaatggaaaatgtcTCACTTCTTTTGAGATGTCCAGGTGCTTTCGGGCATAGTGGAGAGCTTGTTTGTGGTTCGCCAAAGACACGTATGCATTTCCCAAACTCCAGCAGGCACGGCCCTCACCAACTCTAAGGAAACATGAACATTCAGACAAATGTTAAAAACTACTCCTTTGCTCATGCATGTTTGCATTAGATATTGCTCAGGCTCAGTCTACCTATCAGTAAGCTCCTGGGCTATATACAGGTGTTTCAGGTGGTAGTCGATGGCTCTCTCATACTGCTGCAAAAGAGTGTAGGTGTTCCCAAGGCTATAACAGGCCTGAGCCTCCATCACTTGGTCCCTCAGCTGCCGGGAGAGTTGCAAAGTTTTCCTTTAGGAAAAGAAACAGAGGGGTAAAATGAGAGAAGGAAACATCGAGGATGTGGCGCAGAAATTGGTTCACTTCACTTTTCGTCCACTAGATGTCAGACTCCACTCTTTCCTCACCTGTAGTACTCTGTGGCCGTGTTGAACTGGCCCAAGAATATCAGGGCATTGCCAAGGTTACTGTAGGCTCGTCGTTCTGCTGCTTTGTCCCCAAATTCTTTGGCTATGGATAATCGCTGTGAAAGACAGAACAGAAAGGTCaggtcaaatcaaataaatacaatctGCCCCTTAATTTTAGCAGCTAAATGGTTTCAAATGTTAAATTCTCCTTTACTTTGCcctattattttctttttaagtcaTGCACAAGCAGAGGCAATTACACCGGTTCAAGTCGCAAGCTCTGTTTGACACATGATTCTGTGAAAAggtgtgctgctgcagcagcagtgcatCAAATCAGCTCCTCTGATTACCTTTAAAAGCAGCGTGCGCCCCTACATGGCACACTGATAGATTTGTAatgggaaggagaggagagaccgGCTGCTCCCGCAAGGAGACAAGTGGTTGACAATGGaaagtgacaggaaacatgGGGAGACTGAGCCTGAATCCATGCTTGCCAGTGATTCACCAAGAAACcaatttcctccattttttttctacGAGAGACCATCAATCTCTGCACACTGTGTAATGGTGGATCGAGAATTCTCTGAACAACTCACCCAGGTGATATCTACtactctgctgtttgtgttaaatCAGACTGtaattatagaaaaaaacatcactttcaACCTGGCTGTAAATTGGTGAGTCTTGCTAGTTTGCATGTAAAATTCCAGCCGGACTCAAGTCTGCACAAGGCGAACTAGCTGGGATCTTTTTTCCAACAAGAAGAAAATACTTGTAGCCTGTTTCTTCACTGAAATAAAGGGCAGTGTAGCCTTAAGGCCGCTATaagctaaaagctaaaagcTCAAGTCATGCATTTTGTGGTAACCACTTGTTTGCTTCTGGGATGCACATGACGAGAGGCTGAACAAGATAATAACACACAGCATGACCACACAGCATGTTTTAATGTGTATGTTAATGGTTTGGAAGAGGCAAaccaaacatactgtacataaaacAGGAGGATGTGTTTAGATTTATGTTCATTATTTGTGAGACCTGACCTAAATAAGGGGAGATTAAAGAATACTCCCATAGCTCTACTCCCATCCACTGCATTCCAGTGCAATGTCACAGCAAGCCACCAAGTCACGATGCAGCTAACATGGTGAGTCACCTTGTGTTAGAAGCACAGTTCAGGCAGAATGTCACTGTTCTGTTCAAGCCACAACAACAATGCTGATAACTCTTATCTAAGCGCTAGTGCTGGTATATGATGTAGGTATATATGAGTTTCTCACCTGACGGTGAAACTTGATTGCTTCGACAAAGTTTCCCAGCAGATAGTGGGTATTGCCCAGGTTCCCATAGGCCCTCCCCTGAGCAGCTCGGTCACCTAGTTCTTTGACCAAACACAAGTTCATCCTGCGGAGACAAGAACACACCAATTTCACTGCAGTATATGAATTATAAAGTTTGTTTGGCTGATAAATCAGTTCATCTGAAATTCAAGTAAATGTTATAATCTGTATGACTGAATAAATCTTAGGGCAGTCAGTTTTGATGAGCCAAATCAAGTCTAGACTGCTTTTTGGTAAGAATTGTGAATGAACGGTGCGGCCAAAGAacagtttgttatttttccacAGATGCTCTCCATCCAAGTGAATTAAACTTGAGCAAACCTACcagtaaaaacaacacataaaaacaaatccagGTGTGCCAAGTGGATTTCAAGATGTATTCAAGAGTTGACAAAAAGGATAATAACTGCCAGAATCAAATCAAAGCTGTAATCAGTGAAACATGCCAATTTAAATGAAACTcctgtttgtagttttggaaaagcaaaataatctgaatgtatCATCATTGCAGAGTTTTCTGCCTTAAATCAATTTTAACACCAAAAAACAGCAGTTTAACACTTTAAGTATTGACTGAGATTTCCCTGTTGTATATGTTCGTCAACAATACGTACTCATAAAAGCCGGTAGCCCTTTGCAGTGTGTCTCTGACATCAGGAGGCAGGTCCCCTGGTTCCTGGGTGCAGCCCCATAACTGCTGTTTTCCCTTCGCATGAAACACGTTCCCTATGTTATACAGTGCTCTGGCCTCTCCAACCTACAaccagacaacagagagaaatgaaaaagatggGTTACACAAAAAGGGAAAGGGATACAGTAAGATCTTTCTGCAGAggtctatttatttttattttattgattttgtttttttccccgcGAAGATTGAGTGTATGGGTGCATTCTGGCATCCACACATGCCTACAGAAATATGCTCAAGTATCTGTTTtgataacaatacattttatttgtgcaACATCTTACATGATGCACAATGGATTCCCATATATTATTAAGCATAAGATTCAAGAACTTTTCAAAGACTTCCCAAGCCTCAACTCCCTCAAATTCAACAACACTGATAATGTTTATGATGAAAACTGGCTGGCTTTACATATGCAAACTTTTCAAACTTCTTTCCTCACACaaagtatatactgtaaattcAAGCACTCTCAATGAGTCATGTCTACTTGTGCCTACTTTcaaaaacttgatttttttctccccaaatTCACTGACTTTCAAGAATTTCAAGCCCCCGTGGGAACCATGAAACATAGAGTATATAAATGACTCAAAAATAATAGTCTATGGAGCAAATAAAGAATATGTGCAGAAAACTTCAGAATGTATTGTAGCTTTCTAACGTTTAAGGAGATGCTAtaaatcaacatgtttgttaCCTTGTCGCCCTGCTCTTGAGAAATATCCAGATGTCTTTGACAGCACACAACAGCCTCATCAAACCGTCCCAACACTTTTAATGTATTACCCAGGTTTCCACTGGCTTTTCCTTCTCCAATTCTGTCTCCTATTGTTCTgagaaagcaacaaaaaacacatttttaatgttcagCGGTGGAAGCACAGACTATAGTTTTtccatgttgatgttgtttagTTAAGCGACAGCCATTAAGCTACTCTAACATGATTTAATTGCGAGATGCTGTGTAGTAAATTTTTAATTGGATGCTTACTTTCTAGGAGCAGGTCCCAGTGGCCCTGGTGAGACTAATGTAACAAGGTAAATCCCCCCGGGGCTTTGATCTGTTTCCTGCTGAAGTGCCAGCTGCACTCACTGCAGGGGACTGGATTACTCATATAAGCTAAATATCCAGCTGGTGGTAGTGGAGTGGTACTATATGAAAGTCCCCTCACTTTTCTTGGAATTTCCATTGTCTAACTCAGCGTCTGCATAATGAAATCCTTGATGCTCTTTATGCATCTGATAAAGTCAATTAAATCTGGATGGTAGCTAGAGTCCTTCCTGTCTGGGCCCGTCTTTAAACTGAATAGCAAAATCATCAGCATATCATTCCTCCTATACAGAGCCCTTATTGTATAAATGAGCAGACTGTACTGCAATGAATAACTATTATCCAGCTTCAACGCTTTCTGCATTAACCCAATTATAAAccattatcaaaataaaacgaACTGTAATTAAGTTTGACCAGAGCAgaatttctgtcttttcattTGTTGTAAATTACATTGTTTCATCTCTTACAGTCATTGATGTATCAAACACTTGAATAtagtgaatattttttttccagctaTGCAGACTATCCTCAATTAAGCCAGATGATTTCACACTTTGTGATTATCGATATAAAGtctgttttttaaacaacaaaaaaatcattagaATCTTTAGTTTCCTTAGTATGACAAACTTGGGCCCTATGTTTACATATTCTGGTGtgtaaattacttttttaaacattacattacataaaggATCTCTATATATAGGCTTCTTTGTTAGTTAGACCCTTTTATAGTTTAACCAGACACAGGACatcagagaagcagcaggaaaaaaaacacaacttgtagagccagaatattttcacatctaacgCAATGAATCAAgggtttatttcaaccaaacttGAGTTGGTGGTTGTTGGAACATTAGGAAGACGAACCAAGAACGTCTCGGTGAGTTTTATTTCGTTTCTCCTGAGTATTGTTTTTCACTATtgtaaaatgactgtttctgtAAAAGGAGTCTAGTGGATTTGGAAACAGGGATGTAGCgtctgtttctggttaaacaaaaaagcCTATCTCTACAGAGATCCTTTCAGTAATGTTGTCCGAAACCTACAATAACAATCTGAACCTGTcagccacaaaaaaacaagctctAATGGATAACGTTTACTTTTAAATGGTACAATGCTCACCTGGCCAAAGTAAGGTCATGTTTGTGGTATTCCAGGGCTTTGCCATACTCCTTGAGGTAGAAGTAGGCATTGCCCAGCTGGCTGTAGATGGCACTGAGGGTCTTTAGGTCTTCTGTGCCGACCTGCACGGCTGCCTCAAAAAACGCTGTTCCGCCTTTGAAGTCTCCAGCTTTGCACAGCCGCTCTCCTTCCAAGGCCAACTCCAGGCAGGAGGCCTCCATCCTGAATGGGGCACACCCAAGTTTACACATAACAGTATTAATATATGAGCGCTATCATACGGAGAACAATGCAGAGTGATGTGAACGCTTATTACATCTTATCATGGTGAGGAACAAATCCCCAATATTGCCATGACAACTAGGTCTGCGGCCATATCTGTGGACCGTTGCCCTAGCAACTGAGTCTAAAGCGCTAAGATGAGCACCTTGAAAAGGTGTTGCACTTTTTGCTCATTACTGCATCAGCCTGTTGTTTTCAGATTCTGGTTTATAAAGGCATTCAGTTATCTTGATTTATTGGTTGACTTTATCAAACCATGAAGCATATGAGATTATGGTCAAACTTGCATTTTGTGTATAGCAAAGCtttatttgaaaatatattCATTTGCTGATATTGTTCATAGTCCCTGTGAACATGAGGCAAAACAGCAAATCAGTAATGCTGGTCATTTCTAAAGCATACTAGAGGCAACATGTTCCAGAAATAACAATCAAAAGATAAGTCAAGAGGAGTCTTCAGACCACTTCTACAATGCATTGGTTACCATGGAAACTACTGGATCAGTGACGCTGACTCAGTAAATGTAAAAGGAATATTAATTTGGCATTGATTGACAACTTCCTTTTCATTAAGGGGACATCTAATTAAAGTTTAAGATAAAAGTTGgaacatattttaataatttaatatgtAACTGTCACATACACATAGAACTATTATTTTTGAAGTGTTTGTGCAAAATAAATCAGACACCTGGGGTTATATAAGAGGACTTTCAAGAGATAAAAGACTCATGTATCAGAATATTGATGAATCAAGCcgaaagcgtgtgtgtgtgtttgtgtgtgtgcatgcgtgagTGGTCTTAAGAGGCACAACAATGCCTCTTCAGAGAGTTGTATCCAGAAAGTACCCACCCCAGATTCATTGTATAATCCAGGATAAACTAAAGACCAGCCCATTTGGTTGCAGCTCTAAATTCCACATAAGGTACTAGAATGTAGAGTTAAGCTCAGGATTATCCTTGAATCTAATCTGTTTCACAATTGGCACCATTCAAAAGTATAGTAAAAAGAGATGTGTACCATATGTAGTTTCACCTTTAGGTTTAACAGAGAACTTAGAGCGCGATTCATCGGTTTCAGACCACACTAAAAAGAAACACTTCACATCCTACACTTCTTGA
This portion of the Pagrus major chromosome 12, Pma_NU_1.0 genome encodes:
- the gpsm1b gene encoding G-protein-signaling modulator 1b, whose protein sequence is MAQSAANGVDQDLASKRLHSRMEASCLELALEGERLCKAGDFKGGTAFFEAAVQVGTEDLKTLSAIYSQLGNAYFYLKEYGKALEYHKHDLTLARTIGDRIGEGKASGNLGNTLKVLGRFDEAVVCCQRHLDISQEQGDKVGEARALYNIGNVFHAKGKQQLWGCTQEPGDLPPDVRDTLQRATGFYEMNLCLVKELGDRAAQGRAYGNLGNTHYLLGNFVEAIKFHRQRLSIAKEFGDKAAERRAYSNLGNALIFLGQFNTATEYYRKTLQLSRQLRDQVMEAQACYSLGNTYTLLQQYERAIDYHLKHLYIAQELTDRVGEGRACWSLGNAYVSLANHKQALHYARKHLDISKEIGDRNGELTARMNVEQLMEALGVNESDLSPSSSEFEMQGARPKFTKRNSMDSVELWKYSSDKNGENQELESIPRRSKSQQSQPGKRKGYPDSQSSDERPWLDSPVDTDDITVQVPPPVPKLGRDPSDEDCFFDLLSKFQSSRMDDQRCHLDEPQNGDNGEGAANSVPSLNEMIDPAITTSPQTEELFDLIASSQSRRLDDQRVNVGNLPGLRITHNNLGHLVGEGDHQEPSDDFFNMLIKCQSSRIDDQRCSPPEAGPHAPTVPDEDFFSLIQRVQAKRMDEQRVQLPSDDQDDPESPDPEPPGGFSS